The genome window CGCCATAATATCGGGTCTATGCAAGGCTTTCTGGCTCTCGCTGGCAGCCTCGGCGTCAACTACAAGAGGCGGATCAGGCTGAAATAGATCTGGTCGCCTGCCAGGGGCTTTCTTCAAAGCGGGACGAAGTTCTGTTGCTACCCGAAATTTATCCTTCATACTTCATACTTGTTTCATCAAGTTGTTGATGGGCCGCATTAATTGTTACTGTTACTCGTGAGCTTATAATCCCGGACTTTAATCGGCTCAAATGGCTTCGCGGTTCGCTCGTGCTTGACCACAACCGGAACCCCTCCAGAAGGAACTAGGGTAATGCCCCGACGGACGGGTTGCACAGGACGGGGATCGGCTAAGGCAAGCTGATAACGGGATAGAATCGTTGCCAGCACGAGTTTCATTTCCAACATTGAAAAGGCCATTCCAATACAGCCACGAGCCCCGCCACCAAAAGGGAGATACTCATAAGGCGAGAATTTTTGGTTGAGGAACCGCTCTGGTTGGAACTGCTTGGCCTCCGGGAAGACTTCAGGACGGCGATGAGCCAGATAAATACAAGGAATCAGAATTGTACCCGTATCAAAATGGTAGCCTGCCACTTGCACCGATTCCAAGACTCTTCGTGGTGTACAAATCAAGGCAATGGGATTGACTCGCAGGGTTTCGGCGCAGACGGCTGTCAGATAAGGCAGTTGGGCGATCGCATCAGGTTGGATGTCATCCCCTAAAGCGTCGAGTTCTTTTCGTAATTTCTCCTCCGCCTCAGCGGTGGAGTAAATCCAGTAAACAGCCCAAGTCAGGACAGCGGCTGTCGTCTCGTAACCGAGGAGCAAGAGTGAAACGAGTTGATCGCGCAGCTCAACATCACTCATCGGTTGACCGTTCTCATCTCGCGCTGATATCAGCATGGAGAGAATATCTGTCCCAGAGGCATCTGCTTGCTCACGGCGTTCTTTAATCTCGTCGTAAATTAGGCTGTCAATTGCCGCACGGCGTCGGAGAAAGTGCCCCCAAGGACTCCAGCCACCTAAATCCCGTTGTAGGGGGGGGAAGAAAAACAAACTGGAGTACCAGGGAGTAGTAATGTCATCTAAGAGCGAACTCAGCCTTTGTTCGAGCTGTTGGTACCGGGGGCCGGGATCGATGCCAAACACGACCTGTAAGATGATCTGGAGGGTAATTTTGGGCATGACCTCCTGCATGGATACGGTGGAGCCTATAGTCCAGCCTTCTATGGCCTGCTGAGTAATTTCGCAAATAAGCTGACCATAACTTCTCATTCGTTCGCCATGAAAGGGCGGCATCATCAACTGACGCAGGCGATTATGGCTACGTCCCTCCTGCAAAATGATGGACTGCTCTCCCATCAGGGGTTCAAAGACATGGGTTGCCTTGCGAAAGTCTAACTTGGAGGAAGGCAGCGAAAAAATTTCTTGAATGGCGTCAGGATTCCCGAAAAATACCACAGGCGGAGAATTTAAACCGAGTACTCGTGTGGTGAAGGTGTCTCCATAGTGTTCTCGACACTTATCCAAAAATTGAGTCGGTTGAGCAATTAATTGAACCGTCTGTAATAAAGAAGGTGTCTGCGGGCCATTCGGTAAGTTCATTGGACTGTGTCAGGCTGTGTGAAGGTATAAACTAGGCGAGGAAAGACGCTTGGGCAATGCATACCTTGTTTCTAGGCTGGCCTTACCCTGTACGAACCTCCCTCAGCATGGCTTCTTTCGATTCTCTACGTTAATAGCGACCTTCACAACCAATTTGACGCTACCAGTTAGAGCCAATGTAGAGTGGAGATCGCTGTTACATCGAACTCTCAACTGCTAAAGGCGATTCCTCTTGAGATGGGGTTTCCGGATTTTTGCTGACCTGATGCCGACTCTTGACGACCAGCTTAACGCCATCGGCAGGCATCATCGCCACACCCCGACGGACAGCCCGCACTGGCTGCGGTTTAGCAAGAGCAAGTTCGAAGCGTGACAAAATAGAAACGAGTACGAGTTTCATTTCATACAGGGCAAACGCTGCACCAATGCAGCGACGATTACCACCTCCAAACGGCAAATACTCGTAGGGTGAAAACTGCCGTTCTAGAAAGCGCTCTGGCTTAAATTGATTCGCTTGAGGGTATAAATCCTCACGATGATGGGTCAGATAAATACAGGGAGCCAGTACCGTACCCGCCTCAAACTCTCGACCAAGGATCTGGAGTGGGGATTTCAGAATTCGAGGGGTAGAGAGTACGAGAATCGGGGAAATTCGCAGCGTTTCTGAGCAGACGGCGTTGAGATAAGGGAGTCGCAGAATTGCGCTGGGGTCTGGGTTTAAGCCGAGAGTATCGAGTTCCTCAAGGAGTTTTTCTTTCACCTCTGGCAGATAATGAATCCAGTACAATGCCCAAGACAGAGCTATAGCTGTAGTTTCATGACCAGCGATGAGGAGTGTGATCAACTCATCCCGTAATTCCTGATCTGTCATCGGTTGACCTGCTTCATCTCGCGCAGACATCAGTAAAGAAAGGATATCTGAGCGAGATGGATCGGGATGTTTTCGGCGTTCGTGAATCTCGGCATAGAGCAGTTGGTCAATGTTCTGCTTGCGCCTGATAAAGTGTCGTCCCGGACTCAGCGGCCCTAAATCACGCAGCAAAGCTGGCAAATAAGTAAAGGCGGTAAACAACGGAGAGGTGATAAAATCCACCAGGGAAACCAGCAGCGGTTGGAGTTTCTGGCTGCGTTCTCCTGGATTCAAACCAAAAACTGCCCGTAAGATGACTAGCAAGGAAATTTCTTGCATAAATAAACGAGCTGTGATATGCGAACCTTCCGTCCACTGGCTGGTAAGTTGTTCAGCAATCTGGAAAATAAGCTGACCATAAGCTCGCATCCGTTCCCCATGAAAGGGGGGCATTAACAACTGACGCTGACGGTGGTGGCTATCGCCTTCAAGCAAGATTAAAGAATTATCCCCTAGTGTGAGGCGTAAAACACTCTTAACACCGAAGAGGTTGGGATTGGCAGTAAAAATTTGCTCGATCGCCTGTGGATTGCTCAAAAATACATAAGTCGAAGAGCTACCTAACCTAGCAGTAAAGCAATCTCCGTAGCGGTTAGCGCAAGTGTCCATAAACTTGATTGGGTCAGCAATCCACTGGATGAGCTGCAACAGCGGCGGTGCTTGTGGACCATCAGGCAGTTTCGTCGTGACCATAGCAATAACATCCCGCCAGAGAGACTATATTAGTGACATCAATCTTATCAATAAGATATTTCATTACTACAGATTCCTTAGCGATCGCCCCTGACAGCGCCATTTCCTGGGTTGCCAGATTGTACGATCTACCTAGTAAGGTCAACCCGTTACAGGGACGCAGTTGTTTGAAGAGGGATCTAAAATTATGACCGTTGCCACTCAAGCCCCTAGTTTTTGCGAAGGGATTCAGTATTTTGGTGAAGCGTTGCCGGGTTTTGACAAGCTTGGCAAGGAACCCGCGATCGCACAAGGGCAAAAAGCGATCGCCCAAGCCAATGACCAAAATGCTGTGTTTCAGACACTGCTAGCGGCTGACGCCCTGCGTTAC of Microcoleus sp. AS-A8 contains these proteins:
- a CDS encoding cytochrome P450, translated to MNLPNGPQTPSLLQTVQLIAQPTQFLDKCREHYGDTFTTRVLGLNSPPVVFFGNPDAIQEIFSLPSSKLDFRKATHVFEPLMGEQSIILQEGRSHNRLRQLMMPPFHGERMRSYGQLICEITQQAIEGWTIGSTVSMQEVMPKITLQIILQVVFGIDPGPRYQQLEQRLSSLLDDITTPWYSSLFFFPPLQRDLGGWSPWGHFLRRRAAIDSLIYDEIKERREQADASGTDILSMLISARDENGQPMSDVELRDQLVSLLLLGYETTAAVLTWAVYWIYSTAEAEEKLRKELDALGDDIQPDAIAQLPYLTAVCAETLRVNPIALICTPRRVLESVQVAGYHFDTGTILIPCIYLAHRRPEVFPEAKQFQPERFLNQKFSPYEYLPFGGGARGCIGMAFSMLEMKLVLATILSRYQLALADPRPVQPVRRGITLVPSGGVPVVVKHERTAKPFEPIKVRDYKLTSNSNN
- a CDS encoding cytochrome P450 — its product is MVTTKLPDGPQAPPLLQLIQWIADPIKFMDTCANRYGDCFTARLGSSSTYVFLSNPQAIEQIFTANPNLFGVKSVLRLTLGDNSLILLEGDSHHRQRQLLMPPFHGERMRAYGQLIFQIAEQLTSQWTEGSHITARLFMQEISLLVILRAVFGLNPGERSQKLQPLLVSLVDFITSPLFTAFTYLPALLRDLGPLSPGRHFIRRKQNIDQLLYAEIHERRKHPDPSRSDILSLLMSARDEAGQPMTDQELRDELITLLIAGHETTAIALSWALYWIHYLPEVKEKLLEELDTLGLNPDPSAILRLPYLNAVCSETLRISPILVLSTPRILKSPLQILGREFEAGTVLAPCIYLTHHREDLYPQANQFKPERFLERQFSPYEYLPFGGGNRRCIGAAFALYEMKLVLVSILSRFELALAKPQPVRAVRRGVAMMPADGVKLVVKSRHQVSKNPETPSQEESPLAVESSM